In Castanea sativa cultivar Marrone di Chiusa Pesio chromosome 6, ASM4071231v1, a single window of DNA contains:
- the LOC142639837 gene encoding uncharacterized protein LOC142639837 — MTNNEAEYEALMAGMDLAKAAGATSMVMYYDSQLVTSKMNDDYECKGERMKKYLEQVRKRVGNLQAKFVQIPREENEQANRLAKATSAEHMLIPNKLLSFVQLSPLIDGIDVQEIDSRSNWTTPIVSYLIDSTLPDGKEAARKLKVQAAQFVLIKDVLYKKGFLHSYLRCLSLEEADYVMREVYKGIYGNHLGSRSLVQKLIQARYYWRTVQKDAQAYVKA; from the coding sequence ATGACCAACAATGAAGCGGAGTACGAGGCTCTAATGGCAGGAATGGATCTCGCCAAAGCAGCAGGGGCCACAAGTATGGTTATGTATTACGACTCTCAATTGGTCACAAGTAAGATGAATGATGACTATGAGTGCAAAGGTGaaaggatgaagaaatacctggAGCAAGTAAGGAAGCGGGTAGGCAACCTTCAGGCCAAGtttgttcaaatcccaagggaagaGAACGAGCAAGCCAACCGCCTTGCCAAAGCCACATCAGCAGAACACATGCTCATCCCCAATAAGCTACTATCTTTTGTTCAACTTTCACCTTTGATAGATGGCATTGATGTGCAGGAAATAGACTCAAGAAGCAATTGGACCACACCAATAGTTTCTTACTTAATAGACAGCACACTACCTGACGGTAAAGAGGCCGCAAGGAAGCTGAAGGTTCAGGCAGCACAATTCGTCCTGATAAAGGATGTCTTGTACAAAAAAGGCTTCTTACACTCGTACCTAAGATGCTTAAGCCTTGAGGAAGCAgattatgtcatgagagaagtctaCAAAGGGATCTACGGAAACCATTTAGGGTCACGATCACTGGTGCAAAAGTTGATTCAAGCAAGATACTATTGGCGTACtgtgcagaaggatgcccaagcCTATGTCAAAGCATGA